In Denitratisoma sp. DHT3, one DNA window encodes the following:
- the cobD gene encoding threonine-phosphate decarboxylase CobD: MLEHGGRLRAAARQYGIALSDWLDLSTGINPLGWPVPSMPAECWQRLPEPDDGLAEAACRCYEADSVLPVAGSQAAIQALPALRPPGRVGMARPAYAEHAQAWRRAGHAVVPWSAGDSLDSLDGLDVLLLVHPNNPTGTRYDVARLLQWRQRLAARGGWLVVDEAFMDATPAASLARYCALPGLIVLRSLGKFFGLAGARVGFVLAQDALVRRLDAALGPWTVAGPSRWLARHALADTAWQAQARIRLAAASARLAALLARHGLAPRGGTALFQWVRTPQASVIQQALAMRGILIRRFAEPASLRFGLPAGEAAWARLDAGLGAASKEATVRSRARFRISR; encoded by the coding sequence ATGCTTGAGCACGGCGGGCGCCTGCGCGCGGCGGCGCGGCAATACGGCATTGCGCTGTCGGACTGGCTCGACCTGTCCACGGGCATCAATCCCCTGGGCTGGCCGGTGCCCTCGATGCCCGCCGAATGCTGGCAGCGCCTGCCCGAGCCCGACGACGGCCTGGCGGAAGCGGCCTGCCGCTGCTACGAGGCGGATTCGGTTCTGCCCGTGGCCGGGAGCCAGGCGGCGATCCAGGCCCTGCCTGCGCTGCGGCCTCCCGGCCGGGTGGGGATGGCGCGGCCGGCCTACGCGGAGCATGCCCAGGCCTGGCGACGGGCCGGACACGCCGTGGTGCCGTGGTCGGCGGGCGATTCCCTGGACTCTCTGGACGGACTCGATGTGCTGTTGCTGGTGCATCCCAACAATCCCACCGGGACGCGCTACGACGTGGCGCGCCTGCTCCAGTGGCGGCAGCGGCTGGCCGCGCGGGGGGGCTGGCTGGTGGTGGACGAGGCTTTCATGGATGCGACGCCGGCGGCCAGCCTGGCGCGGTATTGCGCGCTGCCGGGACTGATCGTGCTGCGCAGCCTGGGGAAGTTCTTCGGCCTGGCGGGGGCGCGAGTGGGCTTCGTGCTGGCGCAGGATGCACTCGTGCGGCGATTGGACGCCGCGCTGGGACCCTGGACAGTGGCCGGGCCATCGCGCTGGTTGGCCCGGCATGCGCTGGCGGATACGGCCTGGCAGGCGCAGGCGCGCATCCGCCTCGCGGCGGCCAGTGCGCGCCTGGCCGCGCTGCTGGCTCGCCACGGACTGGCGCCCCGCGGCGGGACGGCCCTGTTTCAATGGGTGCGGACGCCGCAGGCGTCGGTGATCCAGCAGGCATTGGCGATGCGGGGCATCCTCATTCGCCGTTTCGCCGAGCCGGCCAGCCTGCGCTTCGGTCTGCCCGCTGGCGAAGCCGCCTGGGCGCGACTCGATGCCGGACTGGGGGCGGCATCGAAAGAAGCGACGGTGCGTTCGCGAGCGCGATTTCGGATTTCGCGTTGA
- the cobO gene encoding cob(I)yrinic acid a,c-diamide adenosyltransferase — MSAERDQRHADRMARKKAVVDAAIARATVSKGLILVLTGNGKGKSSSAFGMVARALGHGMRVAVFQFIKGSGATGEQAYLQRDPLVRWEECGEGFTWETQSRERDIAAARAGWEKARAALADPAVGLVVLDEMTYLFKFGYLELEEVLAALAARPPAQHVVVTGRGAPPALVAAADTVSEIADVKHAFRAGVAAQPGIDQ, encoded by the coding sequence ATGAGTGCGGAACGCGACCAGCGCCATGCCGATCGCATGGCGCGGAAGAAGGCCGTGGTGGATGCCGCCATCGCCCGCGCCACGGTGTCCAAAGGACTGATCCTGGTGCTCACCGGCAACGGCAAGGGCAAGTCCAGCTCCGCCTTCGGCATGGTGGCCCGCGCCCTGGGCCACGGCATGCGGGTGGCGGTGTTCCAGTTCATCAAGGGCAGCGGCGCCACCGGCGAGCAGGCCTATTTGCAGCGGGACCCCCTGGTGCGCTGGGAGGAGTGCGGCGAAGGCTTCACCTGGGAGACCCAGAGCCGGGAGCGCGACATCGCCGCCGCCCGCGCCGGCTGGGAGAAGGCGCGCGCCGCCCTGGCCGACCCGGCCGTGGGTCTGGTGGTGCTGGACGAGATGACCTACCTGTTCAAGTTCGGCTACCTGGAACTGGAGGAGGTGCTGGCGGCGCTGGCCGCCCGGCCGCCCGCCCAGCACGTGGTGGTGACCGGGCGCGGCGCGCCGCCGGCGCTGGTGGCGGCGGCCGACACGGTGAGCGAGATCGCCGACGTGAAGCACGCCTTCCGCGCCGGCGTGGCGGCCCAGCCCGGGATCGACCAGTGA
- a CDS encoding alpha/beta fold hydrolase — protein MLRRWSHPLPDLDLTLRGWLTPPTGKPVIHFLHGNGFCGRTYEPMLRRLAEDFDLWLSDVQGHGDSDSGVRFLGWNRNAGLALEAFTAHRQAFGEVPMFAVGHSFGGVLTALLLARQGQPFQRAVLLDPVLFSRGMALSMVLVNLLRIGEFVPLARATLRRRRHWPDRAAAFQSLRGRGAYRGWRDEALRAFVDHALRESDGGGVELKCRPETEARIFSSGPRRLWRSLGQIRIPTLIAFGTDTMPFVKQSALRAAAANARIQIRQVAGGHCFMQEDPECAATLIKDFLLDRGAAG, from the coding sequence ATGCTTCGTCGCTGGTCGCATCCCCTGCCGGACCTCGATCTGACCCTGCGCGGTTGGCTGACGCCGCCCACCGGCAAGCCGGTGATCCATTTCCTGCACGGCAACGGCTTCTGCGGCCGGACCTACGAGCCGATGCTCAGGCGCCTCGCCGAGGACTTCGACCTGTGGCTGTCGGACGTCCAGGGCCATGGCGACAGCGATTCCGGAGTCCGCTTCCTGGGCTGGAATCGCAACGCCGGGCTGGCGCTGGAAGCGTTTACCGCCCATCGGCAGGCGTTCGGCGAGGTGCCGATGTTCGCGGTCGGCCACAGTTTCGGCGGCGTCCTCACGGCGCTGCTGCTCGCGCGGCAGGGACAGCCGTTCCAACGCGCCGTGCTGCTCGACCCGGTGTTGTTCTCGCGCGGCATGGCGCTGTCCATGGTGCTGGTGAATCTGCTGAGAATCGGCGAATTCGTGCCGCTGGCGCGGGCGACGCTGCGCCGCCGCCGCCATTGGCCGGACCGCGCCGCGGCGTTCCAATCCCTGCGGGGGCGCGGTGCGTACCGGGGGTGGCGGGATGAGGCGTTGAGGGCCTTCGTCGATCATGCGCTGCGGGAAAGCGACGGCGGCGGCGTCGAACTCAAATGCCGTCCGGAGACCGAGGCCCGCATTTTCAGTTCGGGGCCACGCCGCCTCTGGCGCTCCCTCGGGCAGATTCGGATCCCGACCTTGATCGCCTTCGGAACCGACACCATGCCCTTCGTGAAACAGTCGGCGCTCAGGGCCGCCGCTGCGAATGCGCGGATACAGATCCGCCAGGTCGCCGGCGGGCATTGCTTCATGCAGGAAGACCCCGAATGCGCGGCCACGCTGATCAAGGATTTCCTGCTCGACCGGGGTGCGGCGGGCTGA
- a CDS encoding cobyrinate a,c-diamide synthase, producing MSASASRRCPALLISAPASGQGKTLVTAALARRHRALGRRVRVFKTGPDFLDPMVLERASGAPVYQLDLHMGGAAHCRRLLFEAAAEADLILIEGVMGLYDGAPSSADLALLFDVPVLVVIDGAAMAQTFGAVALGLARYRPGLRVHGVLANRVGGSRHAEMLRESLDPAPAWFGALPCEQDWALPERHLGLFQAAEIADLDLRLERAAQALGPAAERLPPPVDFAAPAPGAAPPRLLDGVRIAVARDAAFAFIYRANEDLLQVMGATLQYFSPLADAVLPACDALWLPGGYPELHHPPLAANGTMAASVRAHHAAGKPILAECGGMLALCETLTDAAGGSSSLWGLLPGRAVMGERLAALGLQSLRLPEGELRGHTFHFSRLETALVPWARAVDPDGRPGEAAYRLGRLTASYMHCYFPSAPRLAAGLFLP from the coding sequence GTGAGCGCCTCGGCATCCCGTCGCTGTCCCGCGCTGTTGATTTCCGCGCCGGCCTCGGGCCAGGGCAAGACCCTCGTCACCGCCGCCCTGGCCCGGCGCCATCGGGCCCTGGGACGGCGGGTGCGGGTGTTCAAGACCGGCCCGGACTTTCTCGATCCCATGGTGCTGGAGCGGGCGTCCGGCGCGCCGGTGTATCAGCTCGACCTCCACATGGGCGGCGCGGCCCATTGCCGCCGGCTGCTGTTCGAGGCCGCCGCCGAGGCCGACCTGATTTTGATCGAAGGGGTGATGGGCCTCTATGACGGTGCGCCGTCCAGCGCCGATCTGGCGCTGCTGTTCGACGTGCCGGTGCTGGTGGTGATCGACGGCGCGGCGATGGCCCAGACTTTCGGCGCCGTCGCCCTGGGGCTCGCCCGCTACCGGCCGGGGCTGCGCGTCCACGGTGTGCTCGCCAACCGGGTGGGTGGTTCGCGTCACGCCGAGATGCTGCGTGAGAGCCTCGACCCCGCCCCCGCCTGGTTCGGCGCCCTGCCGTGCGAGCAGGACTGGGCCTTGCCGGAGCGCCATCTGGGGCTGTTCCAGGCCGCCGAAATCGCCGATCTCGATCTACGCCTCGAGCGGGCCGCCCAGGCCCTGGGGCCGGCGGCCGAGCGGCTGCCGCCGCCGGTCGATTTCGCGGCGCCGGCGCCAGGCGCGGCGCCGCCTCGACTGCTCGATGGCGTGCGCATCGCCGTGGCCCGCGACGCGGCCTTTGCCTTCATCTATCGCGCCAACGAGGATCTGCTGCAAGTCATGGGGGCGACGCTGCAATATTTCTCGCCCCTGGCCGACGCCGTCTTGCCCGCGTGCGACGCGCTGTGGTTGCCCGGCGGCTACCCGGAACTGCATCACCCGCCCCTGGCCGCCAACGGCACGATGGCCGCCTCGGTCCGCGCCCACCACGCGGCGGGCAAGCCGATCCTGGCCGAGTGCGGCGGCATGCTGGCGCTGTGCGAAACCCTGACCGACGCGGCCGGCGGCAGTTCGTCATTGTGGGGTCTGCTGCCGGGCCGGGCGGTGATGGGCGAGCGCCTCGCCGCCCTGGGTCTGCAAAGCCTGCGCCTACCCGAAGGCGAGTTGCGCGGCCACACCTTCCATTTCTCGCGCCTGGAAACCGCGCTGGTTCCCTGGGCGCGGGCCGTCGATCCGGATGGCCGGCCGGGCGAGGCCGCCTATCGCCTGGGCCGGCTGACCGCCTCCTACATGCATTGCTACTTTCCTTCCGCGCCCCGGCTCGCCGCCGGGCTGTTCCTGCCATGA
- a CDS encoding methyl-accepting chemotaxis protein has protein sequence MFGRKAKQELTAALAENSRLQSRNAALQTELAAAQARLVQLEARQQELVTRQTLLEGVAANIPRFGESLSSIRQSFSGLSGQLNEDSAKAVTAAAESDSNRAAFEKIAASLGTMVERICTAGSSVESLSLRAGEIGGFVQLIQEIAEQTNLLALNAAIEAARAGESGRGFAVVADEVRKLAERTAKATTEIGGLVAVIQEETGQAKAIIDIGAGNAASHSAESEEAMLSMQRLLGLSRQMQETISSSSRLANAELANIEELTLKLEVYKVLLGLSDLGPDDLPDETSCRLGRWYYEGEGKAEFSRLPGYREMETPHKAVHDHARRAVERYRAHDFAAALDALARMEAANLAVMEGMQHILASGAVRAA, from the coding sequence ATGTTTGGACGCAAGGCGAAACAGGAACTGACGGCGGCCTTGGCCGAGAACTCGCGGCTGCAATCGCGCAACGCGGCATTGCAAACGGAGCTGGCCGCCGCTCAGGCGCGTCTCGTCCAGCTTGAAGCGCGACAGCAGGAGCTCGTCACCCGGCAGACGCTGCTGGAAGGAGTGGCGGCCAACATTCCCCGCTTCGGCGAGTCGCTGTCCAGCATCCGCCAATCCTTTTCCGGCCTCTCGGGCCAACTGAACGAGGATTCGGCAAAGGCGGTCACCGCCGCCGCCGAGTCGGACAGCAACCGGGCCGCGTTCGAAAAGATCGCGGCCAGCCTGGGCACCATGGTCGAACGCATCTGCACGGCCGGCAGCAGTGTCGAAAGCCTGTCCCTGCGGGCCGGGGAGATCGGCGGCTTCGTGCAGTTGATCCAGGAGATCGCCGAACAGACCAATCTCCTGGCGCTCAACGCCGCCATCGAGGCGGCCCGGGCCGGCGAATCGGGCCGCGGCTTCGCGGTGGTGGCGGACGAGGTCAGGAAACTGGCGGAGCGGACCGCCAAGGCGACGACGGAAATCGGCGGCCTGGTCGCCGTGATCCAGGAGGAAACCGGCCAGGCCAAGGCGATCATCGACATCGGCGCCGGCAACGCCGCCAGCCACAGCGCCGAAAGCGAGGAGGCGATGCTCAGCATGCAGCGCCTGCTGGGGCTTTCGCGGCAGATGCAGGAGACCATTTCCTCCTCCTCGCGCCTGGCCAACGCCGAACTCGCCAACATCGAGGAGCTGACGCTGAAGCTCGAGGTCTACAAGGTGCTGCTCGGACTTTCCGACCTCGGCCCGGACGACCTGCCGGACGAAACCTCGTGCCGTCTCGGCCGCTGGTATTACGAAGGGGAAGGCAAGGCGGAATTCTCGCGGCTGCCCGGCTACCGCGAAATGGAGACGCCCCACAAGGCGGTCCATGACCATGCGCGGCGGGCGGTGGAGCGCTATCGCGCGCACGACTTCGCCGCCGCCCTGGATGCGCTGGCCCGGATGGAGGCGGCCAATCTGGCCGTGATGGAAGGCATGCAGCACATCCTGGCTTCCGGCGCGGTCCGCGCCGCCTGA
- the cbiB gene encoding adenosylcobinamide-phosphate synthase CbiB, translating into MDLLTTAALAAGAVLLDAGLGEPRRRHPLVGFGRLAQWIEGRGHRPSRRTGACALLLAVAPWGLLAAWLAALPDPWGAAFSLWALYFALGLRSLHDHVRPIVAGLAHGDEGAARAAVARIVSRDAETLEIAASACETVLENGNDGVFGALFWFCCAGAPGVIVYRLVNTLDAMWGYRNDRYLHFGWAAARLDDVLNWLPARLTALTYALSGRTRQALACWRSQAPAWDSPNAGPVMASGAGALGIRLGGPARYGGAWHERPPLGAGAPPTAADIDRALGLVRHGVALWLAALLVSGMGALVFQRGWHA; encoded by the coding sequence GTGGACTTATTGACGACGGCGGCCTTGGCCGCCGGTGCGGTATTGCTGGACGCCGGATTGGGCGAGCCGCGCCGACGCCATCCCCTGGTGGGCTTCGGCCGGCTGGCGCAATGGATCGAGGGCCGTGGCCACCGCCCTTCCCGCCGGACCGGCGCGTGCGCGCTGTTGCTGGCGGTGGCGCCCTGGGGACTGCTCGCCGCCTGGCTTGCGGCCCTGCCTGACCCGTGGGGCGCCGCTTTCTCCCTCTGGGCCCTGTATTTCGCCCTCGGCCTGCGCAGCCTCCACGACCATGTGCGGCCCATCGTCGCGGGGCTGGCGCATGGCGATGAGGGTGCGGCGCGGGCGGCCGTGGCGCGCATCGTCAGCCGCGACGCGGAGACCCTGGAGATCGCCGCCTCGGCCTGCGAAACCGTGCTGGAGAACGGCAACGACGGAGTCTTCGGCGCCTTGTTCTGGTTCTGCTGCGCCGGTGCGCCGGGCGTCATCGTCTATCGCCTGGTGAACACCCTCGATGCCATGTGGGGCTATCGCAACGACCGCTATCTGCATTTCGGCTGGGCGGCGGCGCGGCTGGACGACGTGCTCAACTGGCTGCCGGCGCGGCTCACGGCGCTGACCTACGCGCTGTCGGGCCGCACGCGCCAGGCCCTGGCGTGCTGGCGCAGCCAGGCGCCCGCCTGGGACAGCCCCAACGCCGGGCCGGTGATGGCGTCCGGCGCCGGCGCGCTGGGCATCCGCCTGGGCGGGCCGGCCCGTTACGGCGGCGCGTGGCACGAGCGGCCGCCGCTCGGCGCGGGGGCGCCGCCCACGGCCGCCGACATCGACCGCGCCCTGGGCCTGGTGCGCCACGGCGTGGCGCTGTGGCTGGCAGCGTTGCTCGTGTCGGGCATGGGGGCGCTCGTGTTCCAGCGCGGCTGGCATGCTTGA